A genomic stretch from Papio anubis isolate 15944 chromosome 18, Panubis1.0, whole genome shotgun sequence includes:
- the TNRC6A gene encoding trinucleotide repeat-containing gene 6A protein isoform X14, whose translation MDADSASSSESERNITIMASGNTGGEKDGLRNSTGLGSQNKFVVGSSSNNVGHGSSTGPWGFSHGAIISTCQVSVDAPESKSESSNNRMNAWGTVSSSSNGGLNPSTLNSASNHGAWPVLENNGLALKGPVGSGSSGINIQCSTIGQMPNNQSINSKVSGGSTHGTWGSLQETCESEVSGTQKVSFSGQPQNITTEMTGPNNTTNFMTSSLPNSGSVQNNELPSSNTGAWRVSTMNHPQMQAPSGMNGTSLSHLSNGESKSGGSYGTTWGAYGSNYSGDKCSGPNGQANGDTVNATLMQPGVNGPMGTNFQVNTNKGGGVWESGAANSQSASWGSGNGANSGGSRRGWGTPAQNTGTNLPSGEWNKLPSNQHSNDSANGNGKKFTNGWKSTEEEDQGSATSQTNEQSSVWAKTGGTVESDGSTESTGRLEEKGTGESQSRDRRKIDQHTLLQSIVNRTDLDPRVLSNSGWGQTPIKQNTAWDTETSPRGERKTDNGTEAWGSSATQTFNSGACIDKTSPNSNDTSSVSGWGDPKPALRWGDSKGSNCQGGWEDDSAATGMVKSNQWGNCKEEKAAWNDSQKNKQGWGDGQKSSQGWSVSASDNWGETSRSNHWGEANKKSSSGGSDSDRSVSGWNELGKTSSFTWGNNINPNNSSGWDESSKPTPSQGWGDPPKSNQSLGWGDSSKPVSSPDWNKQQDIVGSWGIPPATGKPPGTGWLGGPIPAPTKEEEPTGWEEPSPESIRRKMEIDDGTSAWGDPSKYNYKNVNMWNKNVPNGNSRSDQQAQVHQLLTPASAISNKEASSGSGWGEPWGEPSTPATTVDNGTSAWGKPIDSGPSWGEPIAAASSTSTWGSSSVGPQALSKSGPKSMQDGWCGDDMPLPGNRPTGWEEEEDVEIGMWNSNSSQELNSSLNWPPYTKKMSSKGLSGKKRRRERGMMKGGNKQEEAWINPFVKQFSNISFSRDSPEENVQSNKMDLSGGMLQDKRMEIDKHSLNIGDYNRTVGKGPGSRPQISKESSMERNPYFDKDGIVADESQNMQFMSSQSMKLPPSNSALPNQALGSIAGLGMQNLNSVRQNGNPSMFGVGNTAAQPRGMQQPPAQPLSSSQPNLRAQVPPPLLSPQVPVSLLKYAPNNGGLNPLFGPQQVAMLNQLSQLNQLSQISQLQRLLAQQQRAQSQRSVPSGNRPQQDQQGRPLSVQQQMMQQSRQLDPNLLVKQQTPPSQQQPLHQPAMKSFLDNVMPHTTPELQKGPSPINAFSNFPIGLNSNLNVNMDMNSIKEPQSRLRKWTTVDSISVNTSLDQNSSKHGAISSGFRLEESPFVPYDFMNSSTSPASPPGSIGDGWPRAKSPNGSSSVNWPPEFRPGEPWKGYPNIDPETDPYVTPGSVINNLSINTVREVDHLRDRNSGSSSSLNTTLPSTSAWSSIRASNYNVPLSSTAQSTSARNSDSKLTWSPGSVTNTSLAHELWKVPLPPKNITAPSRPPPGLTGQKPPLSTWDNSPLRVGGGWGNSDARYTPGSSWGESSSGRITNWLVLKNLTPQIDGSTLRTLCMQHGPLITFHLNLPHGNALVRYSSKEEVVKAQKSLHMCVLGNTTILAEFASEEEISRFFAQSQSLTPSPGWQSLGSSQSRLGSLDCSHSFSSRTDLNHWNGAGLSGTNCGDLHGTSLWGTPHYSTSLWGPPSSSDPRGISSPSPINAFLSVDHLGGGGESM comes from the exons ATGGATGCTGATTCTGCCTCCAGTTCTGAGTCGGAAAGAAACATCACTATCATGGCTTCAGGGAACACAGGTGGTGAAAAAGATGGCCTTCGGAATAGCACTGGACTTGGTTCCCAAAACAAGTTTGTAGTTGGTAGCAGCAGCAATAATGTGGGCCATGGAAGTAGTACTGGGCCATGGGGTTTTTCCCATGGAGCCATAATAAGCACATGTCAGGTCTCTGTGGATGCTCCTGAAAGCAAATCTGAAAGTAGCAACAATAGAATGAATGCTTGGGGCACTGTAAGTTCTTCATCAAATGGAGGGTTAAATCCAAGCACTTTGAATTCAGCTAGCAACCATGGTGCCTGGCCAGTATTAGAGAACAATGGACTTGCCCTAAAAGGGCCTGTAGGGAGTGGTAGTTCTGGCATCAATATTCAGTGCAGTACTATAGGCCAGATGCCTAACAATCAGAGTATTAACTCTAAAGTGAGTGGTGGTTCTACCCATGGTACCTGGGGAAGCCTTCAGGAAACTTGTGAATCTGAAGTAAGTGGTACACAGAAGGTTTCATTCAGTGGTCAACCTCAGAATATTACCACTGAAATGACTGGACCAAATAACACTACTAACTTTATGACCTCTAGTTTACCAAACTCCGGTTCAGTGCAGAATAATGAGCTGCCTAGTAGTAATACAGGGGCCTGGCGTGTGAGCACAATGAATCATCCTCAGATGCAGGCTCCATCAGGTATGAATGGCACTTCCCTTTCTCACCTTAGCAATGGAGAGTCAAAAAGTGGAGGCTCTTATGGTACTACATGGGGTGCCTATGGTTCTAATTACTCTGGAGACAAATGTTCAGGCCCTAATGGCCAAGCTAATGGTGACACTGTGAATGCAACTCTAATGCAGCCTGGCGTAAATGGGCCTATGGGCACTAACTTTCAAGTTAACACAAACAAAGGAGGTGGTGTGTGGGAATCTGGTGCAGCAAATTCCCAGAGTGCATCATGGGGAAGTGGAAATGGCGCGAATTCTGGAGGAAGTCGAAGAGGATGGGGAACCCCTGCACAAAACACTGGCACTAATTTACCCAGCGGTGAGTGGAACAAACTGCCTAGCAATCAGCATTCCAATGACAGTGCAAATGGCAATGGTAAGAAGTTTACAAATGGATGGAAATCTACTGAGGAAGAGGATCAGGGTTCTGCCACATCTCAGACAAATGAGCAAAGCAGTGTGTGGGCCAAAACAGGAGGTACAGTGGAGAGCGATGGTAGTACAGAAAGCACTGGACGCCTTGAGGAAAAAGGAACTGGAGAAAGTCAGAgtagagacagaagaaaaattgaTCAGCACACATTACTCCAAAGCATTGTAAACAGAACTGACTTAGATCCACGTGTCCTGTCCAACTCTGGTTGGGGACAGACTCCTATTAAGCAGAATACTGCCTGGGATACAGAAACATCACCTAGAGGGGAACGAAAGACTGACAATGGGACAGAGGCCTGGGGAAGCTCTGCAACACAGACTTTTAACTCAGGGGCATGTATAGATAAGACTAGCCCTAATAGTAATGATACCTCATCTGTATCAGGGTGGGGCGATCCCAAACCTGCTCTGAGGTGGGGAGATTCCAAAGGCTCAAACTGCCAGGGGGGGTGGGAAGATGATTCTGCTGCTACAGGAATGGTCAAGAGCAATCAGTGGGGGAATTGCAAAGAGGAGAAGGCTGCATGGAATGACTCACAAAAGAACAAACAGGGATGGGGTGATGGACAGAAATCAAGCCAAGGGTGGTCTGTTTCTGCCAGTGATAACTGGGGAGAAACTTCAAGGAGTAACCATTGGGGTGAGGCCAATAAGAAATCCAGCTCAGGAGGTAGTGACAGCGACAGGTCCGTTTCCGGTTGGAACGAACTTGGTAAAACTAGTTCTTTTACTTGGGGAAACAACATAAATCCAAATAATTCATCAGGATGGGATGAATCTTCTAAACCTACTCCTTCCCAGGGATGGGGAGACCCTCCAAAGTCTAATCAGTCTCTAGGTTGGGGAGATTCGTCAAAGCCAGTCAGTTCTCCAGACTGGAACAAGCAACAAGATATTGTTGGATCTTGGGGAATCCCACCAGCTACAGGCAAACCTCCTGGTACAGGCTGGCTGGGGGGACCTATACCAGCCCcaacaaaagaagaagaaccCACAGGCTGGGAGGAACCATCCCCAGAATCTATACGTCGCAAAATGGAGATTGATGATGGAACTTCAGCTTGGGGAGATCCAAGCAAATACAACTACAAAAATGTGAACATGTGGAACAAAAACGTCCCAAATGGCAACAGCCGTTCAGACCAGCAAGCACAGGTACATCAGCTGCTAACGCCTGCAAGTGCCATCTCAAACAAAGAGGCAAGCAGTGGCTCTG GCTGGGGTGAGCCCTGGGGGGAGCCTTCTACTCCAGCCACAACTGTGGATAATGGTACTTCAGCATGGGGTAAGCCCATAGACAGTGGTCCCAGCTGGGGGGAACCCATTGCTGCGGCATCCAGCACATCCACGTGGGGCTCCAGCTCTGTTGGTCCACAAGCATTAAGCAAATCTG GGCCAAAATCTATGCAAGATGGCTGGTGTGGTGATGATATGCCATTGCCTGGAAATCGCCCCACTggctgggaagaggaagaggatgtAGAGATTGGAATGTGGAATAGTAATTCGTCTCAAGAGCTTAACTCATCTTTAAATTGGCCAccatatacaaagaaaatgtcaTCGAAG GGTCTGAGTGGcaaaaaaaggagaagggaaagg ggAATGATGAAAGGTGGAAACAAACAAGAAGAGGCGTGGATAAATCCATTTGTTAAACAGTTTTCAAATATCAGTTTTTCG agagACTCACCAGAGGAAAATGTACAAAGCAATAAAATGGACCTTTCTGGAG GAATGTTACAAGACAAACGAATGGAGATAGATAAACATAGCCTAAATATTGGTGATTACAATCGAACGGTCGGGAAAGGCCCTGGTTCTCGGCCTCAGATTTCCAAAGAGTCTTCCATGGAGCGCAATCCTTATTTTGATAAG GATGGCATTGTAGCAGATGAATCCCAAAACATGCAGTTTATGTCCAGTCAAAGCATGAAGCTTCCCCCTTCAAATAGTGCACTACCTAACCAGGCCCTTGGCTCCATAGCAGGGCTGGGTATGCAAAACTTGAATTCTGTTAGACAG aatggCAATCCCAGTATGTTTGGTGTTGGAAACACAGCAGCACAACCCCGGGGCATGCAGCAGCCTCCAGCACAACCTCTTAGTTCATCTCAGCCTAATCTCCGTGCTCAAGTGCCTCCTCCATTACTCTCCCCTCAG GTTCCAGTTTCATTGCTGAAGTATGCACCAAACAACGGTGGCCTGAATCCACTCTTTGGCCCTCAACAGGTAGCCATGCTGAACCAGCTATCCCAGCTAAACCAGCTTTCTCAGATCTCCCAATTACAG CGATTGTTAGCGCAGCAGCAAAGGGCGCAGAGTCAGAGAAGCGTGCCTTCTGGGAACCGGCCGCAGCAAGACCAGCAG gGTCGACCTCTTAGCGTGCAGCAGCAAATGATGCAACAATCTCGTCAACTTGATCCAAACCTGTTGGTGAAGCAGCAGACTCCACCATCTCAGCAGCAGCCACTCCATCAGCCAGCCATGAAGTCTTTCCTTGACAATGTCATGCCCCACACTACACCTGAGCTGCAAAAAGGGCCATCACCAATAAATGCTTTCAGCAACTTCCCTATAG gctTGAACTCAAACTTGAATGTAAATATGGATATGAACAGTATTAAAGAGCCACAGTCAAGACTAAGGAAATGGACGACAGTGGACAGCATTTCTGTGAACACATCTTTGGATCAAAACTCCAGCAAACATG GTGCTATTTCAAGTGGTTTCAGGCTGGAAGAGTCTCCATTTGTTCCCTATGACTTTATGAACAGCAGTACTTCACCAGCCAGTCCTCCAGGTTCAATAGGAGATGGCTGGCCACGTGCCAAATCGCCTAACGGCTCTAGCAGTGTTAATTGGCCACCAG AATTTCGTCCTGGTGAGCCATGGAAAGGTTATCCAAACATTGACCCTGAAACTGACCCTTACGTCACTCCTGGCAGTGTCATAAACAATCTTTCAATTAATACTGTGCGGGAAGTTGACCACCTCAGGGACAGGAACAGTG GGTCATCCTCATCCTTGAACACCACGCTGCCTTCAACTAGTGCCTGGTCATCCATTCGTGCCTCCAACTACAACGTTCCCCTCAGCAGTACAGCACAAAGCACTTCAG CCAGAAATAGTGATTCCAAATTGACATGGTCTCCTGGTTCAGTTACAAACACCTCTCTGGCTCATGAGCTGTGGAAGGTCCCTTTGCCACCTAAAAACATCACTGCTCCGTCCCGTCCACCTCCGGGACTGACTGGTCAGAAGCCACCCTTGTCTACGTGGGATAATTCTCCCCTTCGTGTAGGTGGAGGATGGGGAAATTCTGACGCCAGATATACCCCAG GTTCCAGCTGGGGTGAGAGCAGCTCAGGGAGAATAACAAATTGGCTTGTTCTAAAAAACCTTACACCTCAG ATCGATGGCTCAACTCTGCGCACTCTGTGCATGCAGCACGGCCCACTGATCACATTCCACCTGAACCTCCCTCACGGAAATGCTCTGGTCCGCTACAGTTCAAAAGAAGAGGTAGTGAAGGCACAAAAGTCTCTGCACAT GTGTGTACTGGGGAACACTACTATTCTTGCTGAGTTTGCCAGTGAAGAGGAGATCAGTCGTTTCTTTGCACAAAGCCAGTCTCTGACCCCTTCTCCCGGCTGGCAGTCTCTCGGGTCCAGCCAGAGCCGGCTGGGCTCCCTCGACTGTTCCCACTCATTCTCCAGCCGGACCGATCTCAATCACTGGAATGGTGCTGGGCTGTCGGGAACTAACTGTGGAGACCTTCACGGCACTTCACTCTGGGGGACCCCGCATTATTCCACAAGCCTGTGGGGTCCTCCAAGCAGCAGCGACCCCCGAGGAATTAGCAGCCCATCTCCCATTAACGCTTTTCTTTCTGTTGACCacctgggtgggggtggagagtcCATGTAA